In Mixophyes fleayi isolate aMixFle1 chromosome 11, aMixFle1.hap1, whole genome shotgun sequence, one DNA window encodes the following:
- the LOC142106697 gene encoding olfactory receptor 6B1-like, with translation MNKKNQTVVTEFLLLGFGSLHGLQVLLFVLCLLVYVMCMVGNIMIIVLVSTSHLLESPMYFFICHLSLSDMLLTTDIVPNLLHIILEDGKAMPFIDCITQFQLFGASTGTECLLLTAMSYDRYLAICNPLSYVSIMGTKLRYHLVTGSWALSFAITLTIAILMSNLHFCGPNVIDHFFCDFVPILQLSCSDTSFLQIVDLILTAPVTILPFTGIIVSYICIFVVIINIPSVTGRQKAFSTCSSHLTVVCIFYLSLIAIYLVPASGHSVIVLKVLSLMYSVITPSLNPLIYTLRNQEIKEAFVKLVCLR, from the coding sequence ATGAATAAGAAAAACCAGACTGTAGTCACTGAATTCCTTCTCCTTGGCTTCGGCAGTCTACATGGCCTCCAAGTACTTCTCTTCGTGCTGTGTCTCCTGGTTTATGTCATGTGTATGGTTGGAAACATCATGATTATTGTCCTAGTATCCACCAGTCACCTCCTAGAGTCACCCATGTACTTCTTCATCTGCCACCTGTCTCTGTCCGACATGCTGCTGACAACGGACATTGTGCCCAATTTACTCCATATTATCCTGGAGGATGGAAAAGCCATGCCGTTCATCGACTGCATCACCCAATTCCAACTCTTCGGAGCATCCACCGGCACGGAATGTCTCCTGCTGACCGCCATGTCCTATGACCGATACTTGGCCATCTGTAATCCGTTGTCTTATGTATCAATAATGGGTACAAAGCTTCGATATCATCTGGTCACTGGGTCTTGGGCGTTGAGTTTTGCCATCACGTTGACCATCGCTATTTTGATGTCTAATCTACATTTCTGTGGTCCGAATGTCATTGACCATTTCTTCTGTGACTTCGTGCCCATCCTCCAACTCTCCTGCTCCGACACTAGCTTTTTACAAATTGTCGACTTAATTCTAACCGCACCGGTGACTATATTACCGTTCACCGGCATCATTGTCAGCTACATATGTATATTTGTTGTAATCATCAACATCCCTTCTGTTACCGGAAGACAGAAAGCTTTTTCTACTTGTAGTTCTCATCTCACAGTcgtctgtatattttatttatcacttATTGCTATATACCTGGTTCCTGCATCAGGACACTCTGTTATTGTTCTAAAGGTTCTCTCCTTAATGTATTCAGTTATTACCCCGTCCTTAAATCCCTTAATATACACTTTACGGAACCAAGAGATCAAAGAAGCGTTTGTGAAATTGGTTTGTTTAAGGTGA